A region of Streptomyces sp. WMMC500 DNA encodes the following proteins:
- a CDS encoding DUF6879 family protein has protein sequence MSSSEPTFPELLTACKRSAVHLEMRDQYGVSDETDGFSAWLRTGQRDTDPESESWASWVGLISQAVARGVTVRRARIVSEPVTDYIRYEHAGTVVNVAAGEQVRWLPRRRASDIALPGNDFWLFDERLIRWNHFTGSGAWAGQEITDEPAAAELCAVAFEAVWARAVPHDQYEIR, from the coding sequence ATGTCGTCGAGCGAGCCGACGTTCCCTGAACTCCTCACGGCCTGCAAGCGCTCCGCCGTGCACCTGGAGATGCGGGACCAGTACGGGGTCAGCGACGAAACCGACGGCTTCAGCGCCTGGCTACGTACCGGCCAGCGCGACACGGACCCCGAATCGGAGTCCTGGGCTTCCTGGGTCGGGCTGATCTCCCAGGCCGTGGCGCGCGGCGTCACCGTGCGGCGTGCCCGCATCGTCTCCGAGCCGGTCACCGACTACATCCGATACGAGCACGCCGGAACCGTCGTCAACGTCGCCGCGGGCGAACAGGTCCGCTGGCTCCCCCGGCGGCGCGCCTCGGACATCGCCCTGCCGGGAAACGACTTCTGGCTGTTCGACGAACGCCTGATCCGCTGGAACCACTTCACCGGCAGCGGCGCCTGGGCCGGACAGGAGATCACCGACGAGCCAGCCGCAGCCGAGTTGTGTGCCGTGGCCTTCGAGGCGGTGTGGGCGCGCGCTGTCCCACACGATCAGTACGAGATCCGCTGA
- a CDS encoding helix-turn-helix transcriptional regulator, with the protein MSVSPSSAAQAAREAVAGRLRDLRKEAGLTIVELAHRCGWHYSKTSRIENALTGPTATDIRKWCEATRTQDQAQDLVVQSVNAESMYREWRHQIRRGQKQLQESLVQFYRDTELFRVYSSTLVPGLLQTEGYAAAVLRRAARFRDLPIEDSAEAARARVERSRVIHEQGHRFVIVVEESVLRYQMADSDAMAAQLGHLLTAGALPAVSLGIVPMAARERMRWPDETFSVYDDALVSVELVSAEVNVTQPSEIALYLKAFEQLRQLAVYGVKARALILSAIEALG; encoded by the coding sequence ATGTCCGTCTCCCCGTCCTCTGCCGCGCAGGCTGCGCGCGAAGCCGTCGCCGGGCGGCTGCGAGACCTTCGTAAGGAGGCCGGGCTGACCATCGTCGAGCTGGCCCACCGGTGCGGCTGGCACTACTCCAAGACCTCACGCATCGAGAACGCCCTCACCGGCCCCACGGCAACGGATATCCGCAAGTGGTGCGAGGCCACCCGCACTCAGGACCAGGCGCAGGACCTCGTCGTCCAGTCCGTCAACGCGGAGTCGATGTACCGGGAGTGGCGTCACCAGATCCGCAGAGGCCAAAAGCAACTGCAGGAAAGCCTGGTGCAGTTCTACCGGGACACCGAGCTGTTCCGCGTCTACTCCTCCACCCTGGTCCCCGGGCTGCTGCAGACCGAGGGCTACGCGGCTGCCGTCCTCCGCCGGGCAGCCCGTTTTCGGGATCTCCCCATCGAGGACAGCGCAGAAGCGGCGCGGGCCCGCGTCGAGCGCTCCCGGGTCATCCATGAGCAAGGACACAGGTTCGTGATCGTCGTTGAGGAGTCCGTGCTGCGCTACCAGATGGCGGACTCCGACGCGATGGCCGCCCAGCTCGGCCACCTGCTCACCGCAGGCGCATTGCCGGCCGTCTCGCTCGGCATCGTCCCGATGGCGGCGCGCGAACGGATGCGCTGGCCGGACGAGACGTTCAGCGTGTACGACGACGCCCTCGTATCGGTCGAACTCGTCTCCGCCGAAGTGAACGTCACACAGCCCTCCGAGATCGCCCTGTACCTGAAGGCGTTTGAACAGTTGCGCCAGCTCGCCGTGTACGGGGTGAAGGCGCGGGCGCTGATCCTGAGTGCGATCGAGGCTCTTGGCTGA